A genomic stretch from Lathyrus oleraceus cultivar Zhongwan6 chromosome 2, CAAS_Psat_ZW6_1.0, whole genome shotgun sequence includes:
- the LOC127119031 gene encoding glycosyltransferase BC10, with translation MKNSNNQNSLNSISRHFNSHLHLVRFLAYLLLFTCGVTIGIIFSFYLKSCNFSLQFTQFSLSASQKTTPPPPLIVPPRVSNSSLNDSHVGLKNFLEPSHVVHDLYDEELLWRASLTPKIDEYPFDRVPKVAFLFLVRGPVPLAPLWEKFFKGHKGYYSTYVHSNPSYNGSEVESPVFHGRRIPSKKVEWGKFNMIEAERRLLANALLDISNQRFVLISESCIPLFNFSTVYSYLMNSTQSYVMAYDEASSVGRGRYRVKMSPKIKLKQWRKGSQWFEMDRKLALEVISDRTYYPVFGKYCKGSCYADEHYLPTFVSIKFWERNSNRSLTWVDWSKGGPHPVKYVRPEVTTEFLENLRNQTCKYNGNSTNVCFLFARKFLPTSLTRLMRFAPKVMNL, from the exons ATGAAGAACTCAAATAATCAAAATTCATTAAACTCAATTTCCAGACATTTCAATTCTCATCTTCATCTTGTTCGTTTCCTAGCCTATCTCCTCCTTTTCACCTGCGGCGTTACAATTGGAATCATCTTTAGTTTCTATCTTAAAAGCTGCAATTTTAGTCTTCAATTCACACAATTTTCACTCTCTGCATCACAAAAAACAACACCACCACCGCCGCTAATCGTACCACCTAGAGTATCTAACTCCAGCCTCAATGATAGTCATGTAGGATTGAAGAATTTCCTTGAGCCTTCTCATGTTGTACATGATTTGTATGATGAAGAATTGTTATGGAGAGCTTCCTTGACTCCTAAGATAGACGAATACCCTTTCGATCGTGTCCCGAAGGTGGCTTTTTTGTTCTTGGTAAGGGGCCCTGTGCCTTTGGCTCCTCTGTGGGAGAAGTTCTTCAAAGGGCATAAAGGGTATTACAGTACTTATGTGCACTCTAATCCATCTTACAATGGTTCAGAAGTAGAAAGTCCTGTGTTTCATGGCAGGAGAATTCCTAGTAAG AAAGTAGAATGGGGAAAATTCAACATGATTGAAGCCGAGCGTCGCCTGCTAGCAAACGCGCTTCTCGACATCTCAAACCAGCGATTTGTACTCATATCAGAATCCTGCATACCACTATTCAATTTCTCAACAGTCTACTCTTATTTAATGAACTCGACGCAAAGCTACGTCATGGCTTACGACGAGGCAAGTTCGGTTGGACGTGGACGGTATAGAGTTAAAATGTCACCTAAGATCAAACTAAAACAATGGAGAAAAGGGTCTCAATGGTTTGAAATGGACAGAAAACTTGCACTAGAAGTAATATCAGATAGGACATATTACCCGGTTTTTGGAAAGTACTGTAAAGGTTCATGTTATGCAGATGAGCATTACTTGCCAACATTTGTTAGCATAAAGTTTTGGGAGAGGAATTCTAATAGAAGTTTGACTTGGGTTGACTGGTCTAAGGGTGGACCACACCCAGTTAAATATGTGAGACCAGAGGTTACTACTGAGTTTTTGGAGAATTTGAGGAACCAAACATGTAAGTATAATGGAAACAGCACAAATGTTTGTTTTCTGTTTGCTAGAAAATTCTTGCCTACTTCATTGACAAGGCTCATGAGGTTTGCTCCAAAGGTCATGAACTTATGA